A portion of the Achromobacter sp. MFA1 R4 genome contains these proteins:
- a CDS encoding type VI secretion system Vgr family protein has product MRNLRGTHAHHAPRSSDLRFTFSPAAAAVDFDVIEFTLDEALSETFVLRVALSSFDAAVDFGALLDQPALFTIWLGETAVRHVHGIITGFEQGDTGFRRTRYRAVVEPALARAGLCSDWRIFQQQSVPEILDQVIKSHGITDYEQVTTHEHLPREYCVQAGDTDLRFLDRLAAEEGFFYRFKHTDKGHRLIHGDRIYVHGAIDGGPVIYNPTPGGDQPEPALRRFTYAEHVRTARQTQRDYTYTHPQYDQEHSALARELDHQDARYERYDYPGRYKRDEAGKPFTHSRLLGLRRDARMARVEGDDARLVPGVAFDLTGHPREDWNHGWRPVRMQHHGIQHRSQQEEGADAAQGTQYRYTADIVPDKVDWKPEPALKPRIDGPQIASVVGPANEEIYCDEFGRVKVQFPWDRLGRNDEHSSCWIRVSQNWAGAAWGHMAIPRIGQEVIVDFLDGDCDQPIITGRTYRATNLPPYALPRHNILNTVKTKEHKGSRANELRLDDTSGQISAALMSDHAATALNLGYLTHPRPSGGVPRGQGFELRTDAHGVLRAGGGMLLTTEMRANAGEHHKDLPETAERLSVAREQQDTFATLARDVMAQEPGDQDGVANALQAQHAQIPGHGPANPQANHYPELSAPHLVLASPAGIATSTPGCTHIASGGHIALSSTGHTSVSAGKRLLASASRGMRFFVQSLGYRLIAAAGDIDIKALKDSVNVLAKLNVTVSATRITISAKEEIEINAGGSGTTYNAGGITHATGGAYKVHSAGARFTGPKSQAGTFPDEPKPSKGNLELFNRYLSGLGIANAPFEVEDATGRRFKGTLDGQGYAAVTGAAPGPASVSFGKDPNDPWAEISFMGAKPWPSRAPDAVPAQVQALARTLHAKANAVQDTGQVVRAIGALALRMDDAVRARTSGPLSAAGASLAQGILPGSSTKLESPPTPALAKSLTG; this is encoded by the coding sequence ATGCGAAACCTGCGCGGCACCCACGCCCATCACGCCCCCCGATCATCGGATCTGCGGTTCACGTTTTCTCCGGCCGCCGCCGCCGTGGACTTCGACGTCATCGAGTTCACGCTGGACGAAGCCCTCTCCGAGACCTTTGTGCTGCGCGTGGCGTTGTCCAGCTTCGATGCGGCCGTGGACTTCGGTGCGCTGCTGGACCAGCCTGCGCTATTCACGATCTGGCTAGGCGAAACGGCTGTGCGCCACGTGCACGGCATCATCACGGGGTTTGAACAGGGCGACACCGGTTTCCGGCGCACCCGCTACCGCGCCGTGGTGGAACCGGCGCTGGCGCGTGCGGGACTGTGTTCCGACTGGCGCATCTTCCAGCAGCAGTCGGTGCCGGAGATCCTGGATCAGGTCATCAAGTCCCACGGCATCACGGACTATGAACAGGTCACCACCCACGAACACCTCCCACGCGAATACTGTGTCCAAGCCGGCGACACGGACCTGCGGTTCCTCGACCGGCTCGCAGCCGAAGAGGGATTCTTCTACCGCTTCAAACACACCGACAAGGGCCACCGACTGATCCACGGCGATCGGATCTACGTGCATGGCGCGATCGATGGCGGCCCGGTCATCTACAACCCCACACCAGGTGGAGACCAGCCCGAGCCCGCACTGCGCCGCTTCACGTATGCCGAACACGTGCGCACCGCGCGCCAGACGCAACGCGACTACACCTACACCCACCCGCAGTACGACCAGGAGCATTCGGCGTTAGCGCGCGAACTGGACCACCAGGACGCCCGCTACGAACGCTACGACTACCCCGGCCGCTACAAACGCGACGAGGCCGGCAAGCCCTTCACCCACAGCCGCCTCCTCGGCCTGCGGCGCGACGCCCGCATGGCCCGTGTCGAAGGGGACGACGCGCGCCTCGTACCCGGCGTGGCGTTCGATCTGACCGGCCATCCGCGCGAAGACTGGAACCACGGCTGGCGCCCGGTGCGGATGCAACACCACGGCATCCAGCACCGGAGCCAGCAGGAAGAAGGCGCCGACGCCGCGCAAGGCACCCAATACCGCTACACCGCCGACATCGTGCCGGACAAGGTGGACTGGAAGCCGGAACCGGCCCTTAAACCCCGCATTGACGGCCCGCAGATCGCCTCGGTCGTGGGCCCGGCCAATGAAGAGATCTATTGCGATGAATTTGGCCGCGTGAAGGTCCAGTTCCCCTGGGACCGATTGGGCCGCAATGACGAACACAGCTCCTGCTGGATCCGCGTCTCGCAGAACTGGGCGGGCGCGGCCTGGGGCCACATGGCCATCCCGCGCATCGGCCAGGAAGTGATCGTCGACTTTCTAGACGGCGACTGCGATCAGCCCATCATCACAGGGCGCACCTATCGGGCGACCAACCTGCCGCCGTATGCGCTGCCCCGCCACAACATCCTGAACACCGTCAAGACCAAGGAGCACAAGGGCAGCCGGGCCAACGAACTGCGCCTGGACGACACCTCGGGCCAGATCAGCGCCGCGCTGATGAGCGACCATGCGGCCACGGCGCTCAACCTTGGCTATCTGACCCACCCCAGGCCGTCGGGCGGCGTGCCGCGCGGCCAAGGCTTCGAACTGCGCACGGATGCGCACGGCGTGTTGCGCGCGGGCGGCGGCATGCTGCTCACCACCGAGATGCGCGCCAATGCCGGCGAACATCACAAGGACTTGCCCGAGACCGCCGAGCGCCTGTCCGTCGCGCGCGAGCAGCAGGACACCTTCGCCACGCTGGCGCGCGACGTGATGGCGCAGGAGCCCGGCGATCAGGACGGCGTGGCCAACGCCTTGCAGGCGCAGCACGCGCAGATCCCGGGACACGGTCCCGCCAATCCGCAGGCCAACCATTACCCCGAACTCAGCGCGCCGCACCTGGTGCTGGCCAGTCCGGCCGGCATCGCCACCAGCACGCCGGGCTGCACGCACATCGCCAGCGGCGGACACATCGCGCTCTCCAGCACCGGCCACACCAGCGTCTCGGCGGGCAAGCGGCTGCTGGCCAGCGCCAGCCGCGGCATGCGCTTCTTCGTGCAGAGCCTGGGATACCGCCTGATCGCCGCGGCCGGCGACATCGACATCAAGGCGCTCAAGGACAGCGTCAACGTGCTGGCCAAGCTGAACGTCACCGTCAGCGCCACCCGCATCACGATCAGCGCCAAGGAAGAAATCGAGATCAATGCCGGCGGCAGCGGCACGACCTACAACGCGGGCGGCATCACGCATGCGACCGGTGGCGCGTACAAGGTGCATTCGGCGGGAGCACGGTTCACCGGGCCCAAGAGCCAGGCGGGGACGTTTCCGGATGAGCCCAAGCCATCCAAGGGGAACCTGGAATTGTTCAACAGGTATCTCAGCGGCCTGGGCATTGCGAACGCGCCGTTCGAGGTCGAGGACGCCACGGGGCGCCGCTTCAAAGGCACGCTCGACGGGCAGGGATACGCCGCGGTGACGGGCGCTGCGCCCGGGCCCGCGAGCGTCAGTTTCGGCAAGGACCCGAACGACCCATGGGCCGAAATTAGCTTCATGGGGGCCAAGCCGTGGCCCTCCCGGGCGCCGGACGCAGTGCCAGCCCAGGTCCAGGCATTGGCGCGGACTCTGCATGCCAAAGCCAACGCGGTCCAAGACACGGGACAAGTGGTGCGAGCCATCGGCGCACTCGCTCTCCGCATGGATGACGCGGTGCGCGCGAGGACCTCAGGCCCATTGAGCGCGGCTGGCGCAAGCCTGGCGCAAGGGATATTGCCCGGATCTTCGACCAAGCTCGAAAGCCCGCCGACGCCGGCTTTAGCCAAGTCGCTCACCGGCTGA
- the cfa gene encoding cyclopropane fatty acyl phospholipid synthase, with translation MQQSSPLSPLTDQPAGQPSTASPPPAPPKVLQDLMARADVQINGSRPWDMQVHDKHMYERVFASWSLGLGESYMDGEWDCDALDELFTRLLRADMGSAALGVARIKLIAEHLRHKLFNLQSKHRAFEVGEQHYDAGNDVFEAMLDSRMIYSCAYWEHAQTLEEAQVAKLDMICRKLQLKEGETLLDIGCGWGGLAKFAAERYGVKVTGVTVSKEQLALAQERVKGLPVELLLQDYRDLQGRFDKVVSVGMFEHVGPKNYDTYFTHVQRLMAPEGVFLLHTIGIAATSQSTDPWIDRYVFPNGKLPSAREITTAVENRFIIEDWHNFGADYDRTLMAWWERFERAWPALEPRYGTRFYRMWKYYLMCCAGFFRSREGQLWQVVLTHPQRQETYRSLR, from the coding sequence ATGCAGCAAAGCAGTCCCCTTTCTCCGCTGACCGACCAGCCTGCCGGTCAACCCAGCACCGCCTCCCCTCCCCCCGCCCCCCCCAAGGTCCTGCAGGACCTGATGGCGCGCGCCGACGTGCAGATCAACGGCTCGCGTCCGTGGGATATGCAGGTTCATGACAAGCACATGTACGAGCGGGTGTTCGCCAGTTGGTCATTGGGACTGGGCGAATCCTACATGGATGGCGAATGGGACTGCGACGCGCTGGACGAACTGTTCACGCGCCTGCTGCGCGCCGACATGGGATCGGCAGCCCTGGGCGTGGCGCGCATCAAGCTGATCGCCGAACACCTGCGCCACAAGCTGTTCAACCTGCAGTCCAAGCACCGGGCGTTCGAAGTCGGCGAACAGCACTACGACGCGGGCAACGACGTGTTCGAAGCCATGCTGGACAGCCGGATGATCTACTCCTGCGCCTACTGGGAACATGCCCAGACGCTGGAAGAGGCGCAAGTCGCCAAGCTGGACATGATCTGCCGAAAGCTGCAACTGAAAGAAGGCGAGACGCTGCTGGACATTGGCTGCGGCTGGGGGGGACTGGCCAAGTTCGCGGCCGAGCGCTATGGCGTCAAGGTCACGGGCGTCACCGTGTCCAAGGAGCAGCTTGCCCTGGCGCAGGAGCGCGTGAAGGGCCTGCCCGTGGAACTGCTGCTGCAGGACTACCGGGACCTGCAGGGCCGCTTCGACAAGGTGGTCTCGGTGGGCATGTTCGAACACGTCGGCCCGAAGAACTACGACACCTACTTCACCCATGTGCAGCGGCTGATGGCGCCGGAAGGCGTATTCCTGCTGCACACGATCGGCATCGCCGCCACCAGCCAGAGCACCGATCCGTGGATCGACCGCTACGTCTTCCCGAACGGCAAGCTGCCGTCGGCGCGCGAGATCACGACTGCCGTGGAAAACCGCTTCATCATCGAGGACTGGCACAACTTCGGCGCCGACTACGACCGCACGCTGATGGCCTGGTGGGAGCGCTTCGAGCGCGCCTGGCCCGCGCTGGAACCGCGCTACGGCACCCGGTTCTACCGGATGTGGAAGTACTACCTGATGTGCTGCGCCGGGTTCTTCCGGTCGCGCGAGGGCCAGCTCTGGCAGGTGGTGCTGACGCATCCGCAACGGCAGGAGACGTATCGGTCGTTGCGCTGA
- a CDS encoding alpha/beta fold hydrolase, with translation MAYWEWGDPANDRVLLCVHGLTRSGRDFDALARRLAGHYRVVCPDVVGRGRSDWLVNPAFYTVPQYVADMVTLIARLRPANLSWVGTSMGGLIGMALSGAAAFAKAMLAMRPHAGMLPPAQGLRLDKMVLNDVGPRLENGALSRIGQYVGAPGEFATFEEAVATMRANSETFGPHTDAQWAELARHLYPEQGGKWVKHYDLAIAQALAAQTPEELAAGEQLLWRSYDALDCPILVVRGELSDLLTRATVDEMLKRNPRSRAHEVAGVGHAPTLIAHEQVDPVADFLLG, from the coding sequence ATGGCCTATTGGGAGTGGGGCGATCCCGCCAACGACCGCGTGCTGCTCTGCGTGCATGGCCTGACCCGCAGCGGGCGCGATTTCGATGCGCTGGCGCGCCGGCTGGCTGGCCATTACCGCGTGGTCTGCCCCGACGTGGTGGGACGCGGCCGGTCGGACTGGCTGGTCAATCCGGCGTTCTACACCGTGCCGCAGTATGTGGCGGACATGGTGACCCTCATCGCGCGCCTGCGGCCCGCCAACCTGTCCTGGGTGGGCACGTCGATGGGCGGGCTGATCGGCATGGCGCTGTCGGGCGCCGCCGCCTTTGCCAAGGCCATGCTGGCCATGCGCCCGCACGCCGGGATGTTGCCGCCCGCCCAGGGCCTGCGCCTGGACAAGATGGTGCTCAACGACGTGGGGCCGCGCCTGGAGAACGGCGCGCTGTCGCGTATTGGCCAATACGTGGGCGCGCCGGGGGAGTTCGCCACGTTCGAAGAGGCGGTGGCCACGATGCGCGCCAACTCCGAAACCTTCGGTCCGCACACCGATGCCCAGTGGGCTGAACTGGCCAGGCACCTGTACCCGGAACAGGGAGGAAAGTGGGTCAAGCATTACGACCTGGCGATCGCCCAGGCCCTGGCGGCGCAGACGCCGGAAGAACTGGCCGCGGGCGAACAGCTCTTGTGGCGGTCCTATGATGCGCTGGATTGCCCGATCCTGGTCGTGCGCGGCGAACTTTCCGATCTGCTGACGCGCGCCACCGTCGACGAAATGCTCAAGCGCAACCCGCGCTCGCGCGCGCACGAGGTGGCCGGCGTGGGCCACGCGCCGACGCTGATCGCGCACGAGCAGGTGGACCCGGTGGCGGATTTCCTGCTGGGCTGA
- a CDS encoding 3',5'-nucleoside bisphosphate phosphatase, producing the protein MKSPTLNIDLHCHSTVSDGALAPRDVAQRAFANGVDVWALTDHDEVGGIAEAAAAAQELGMRFATGVEISVTWAGLTVHIVGLRFDPDNATLIEGLRKTRSGRAERARRIGERLADMGMPGAYEGALPFAGNPELISRTHFARYLVQAGYCPDVQTVFNKHLGDDCPGHVPMQWATLADAVGWIRGAGGQAVIAHPGRYKYTPLQFAALFDEFLQLGGVGIEVNTGSHTVEEARQYADVARRYGFLASRGSDFHSPKESRMDLGCLPPLPSDLKPVWHDWF; encoded by the coding sequence ATGAAATCGCCCACCTTGAACATAGACCTGCATTGCCATTCCACCGTCTCGGACGGCGCGCTCGCGCCCCGGGACGTGGCGCAGCGGGCGTTCGCCAATGGCGTCGATGTCTGGGCGTTGACCGACCATGACGAAGTCGGCGGCATCGCCGAGGCCGCCGCCGCGGCCCAGGAACTGGGCATGCGCTTTGCCACGGGGGTCGAGATCTCCGTCACCTGGGCCGGCCTGACCGTGCATATCGTGGGCCTGCGCTTCGACCCCGACAACGCGACGCTCATCGAAGGCCTGCGCAAGACGCGCTCCGGCCGTGCCGAGCGTGCCCGCCGCATCGGCGAACGCCTGGCGGACATGGGCATGCCGGGCGCCTACGAAGGCGCGCTGCCGTTCGCCGGCAATCCCGAACTGATCAGCCGCACCCATTTTGCGCGCTACCTGGTGCAAGCCGGCTATTGCCCCGACGTGCAGACCGTTTTCAACAAACACCTGGGCGACGATTGCCCCGGCCATGTGCCCATGCAGTGGGCCACGCTGGCCGATGCCGTCGGCTGGATACGCGGCGCGGGTGGGCAGGCCGTCATTGCGCACCCCGGCCGCTACAAGTACACGCCGCTGCAGTTCGCCGCGCTGTTCGACGAATTCCTGCAGTTGGGCGGCGTGGGCATCGAGGTCAACACGGGCAGCCATACCGTCGAAGAGGCCCGCCAGTACGCTGACGTGGCGCGCCGCTACGGGTTTCTGGCCTCGCGCGGGTCGGACTTCCACAGTCCCAAGGAAAGCCGGATGGACCTGGGCTGCCTGCCGCCCCTGCCATCCGACCTGAAACCGGTCTGGCACGACTGGTTCTGA
- the greB gene encoding transcription elongation factor GreB, translating into MNKAFVKESDHEDDDDLPQAQALPAGTKNYMTPEGYERLRTELTQLMNVERPAVVQVVSWAASNGDRSENGDYLYGKKRLREIDRRMRFLTKRLDIAEVVDPKAQPNRDQAFFGATVVYLDKAGEEHTVTIVGVDEAEPLAGKISWISPVARALIKAREGDTVVLRTPAGIDELEILEVRYPE; encoded by the coding sequence ATGAACAAAGCATTTGTTAAAGAGTCCGACCACGAGGACGACGACGATCTGCCCCAGGCCCAGGCGCTGCCGGCCGGCACCAAGAACTACATGACGCCCGAGGGCTACGAACGCCTGCGGACTGAACTGACGCAGCTCATGAACGTGGAGCGTCCGGCCGTCGTGCAGGTGGTGTCGTGGGCCGCGTCCAACGGCGACCGCTCGGAAAACGGCGATTACCTCTACGGCAAGAAGCGCCTGCGCGAGATCGACCGGCGCATGCGCTTTTTGACCAAGCGGCTGGACATCGCCGAGGTCGTCGATCCCAAGGCCCAGCCCAATCGCGACCAGGCTTTCTTCGGCGCAACCGTCGTCTATCTGGACAAGGCGGGCGAGGAACACACCGTCACCATCGTGGGCGTGGACGAAGCCGAACCCCTGGCTGGCAAGATCAGCTGGATTTCGCCGGTGGCGCGCGCGTTGATCAAGGCGCGCGAAGGCGACACGGTCGTGCTGCGCACCCCCGCGGGGATCGACGAACTGGAAATCCTGGAAGTCAGGTATCCGGAGTAA
- a CDS encoding DctP family TRAP transporter solute-binding subunit, translating into MKFRNLIGAALCAAAVVGMAPAHAQNYKPEYKLSIVVGTTFPWGQGAVIWSDLVRERTEGRINIKVYPGTSLVQGDQTREFTAIRQGVIDMAVGSTINWSPQVKQLNLFSLPFLMPDYAAIDALVQGDVGKDMFKLIEKAGVVPLAWGENGYRQVSNSKREIKQPDDMKGMKLRVVGSPLYIDTFTALGANPTQMSWADAQPALASGAVDGQENPLSIYTGSKLYTVGQKYLTLWNYVADPLIFVVNREVWNSWSEKDRDIVRQAALDAGKQQIVIARKGVTPEDPSLLKEIAGHGVTVTTLSQADHDAFVKATKPVYEKWKKQIGEDLVNKAEKSIAERKK; encoded by the coding sequence ATGAAATTCCGCAACCTGATCGGCGCCGCGCTGTGCGCCGCCGCCGTGGTGGGCATGGCGCCCGCGCACGCGCAGAACTACAAGCCCGAGTACAAGCTCTCCATCGTCGTGGGCACCACTTTCCCGTGGGGCCAGGGTGCGGTGATCTGGTCGGATCTGGTGCGCGAGCGCACCGAAGGCCGCATCAACATCAAGGTCTACCCGGGCACCTCGCTGGTCCAGGGCGACCAGACGCGCGAGTTCACCGCGATCCGCCAGGGCGTGATCGACATGGCCGTGGGCTCGACCATCAACTGGTCGCCGCAGGTCAAGCAGCTCAACCTCTTCTCCCTGCCCTTCCTGATGCCCGATTACGCGGCGATCGACGCGCTGGTGCAGGGCGACGTGGGCAAGGACATGTTCAAGCTCATTGAAAAGGCGGGCGTGGTGCCGCTGGCCTGGGGCGAAAACGGCTACCGCCAGGTCAGCAACTCCAAGCGGGAGATCAAGCAGCCTGACGACATGAAGGGCATGAAGCTGCGCGTGGTGGGTTCGCCGCTGTATATCGACACCTTCACCGCCCTGGGCGCCAATCCCACGCAGATGAGCTGGGCGGACGCGCAGCCCGCGTTGGCGAGCGGCGCGGTGGACGGCCAGGAGAACCCGTTGTCGATCTATACCGGGTCCAAGCTCTACACCGTGGGCCAGAAATACCTGACGCTGTGGAACTACGTGGCCGATCCGCTGATCTTCGTGGTCAACCGCGAAGTCTGGAACTCATGGTCGGAAAAGGACCGCGACATCGTGCGCCAGGCCGCGCTGGACGCCGGCAAGCAGCAGATCGTGATCGCGCGCAAGGGCGTCACGCCTGAAGATCCGTCCCTGCTCAAGGAAATCGCCGGCCACGGCGTCACCGTGACCACGCTGTCGCAGGCGGACCACGACGCGTTCGTCAAGGCCACCAAGCCCGTCTACGAAAAGTGGAAAAAGCAGATCGGCGAAGACCTGGTCAACAAGGCCGAAAAGTCCATCGCCGAACGCAAGAAGTAA
- a CDS encoding TRAP transporter large permease: MIAVILFTVFIVLMVIGVPVGVALGIGGTVAIVLTNLDTPWYGLLTVPQNFYAGLAKYPLLAIPMFVLVGSIFDRSGVAKRLVDFAIAIVGRGPGMLPLVSIAVAMFLGGISGSGPACAAAVGAVMITAMSRAGYPGSFSASVVAAGAATDILIPPSVAFIIYSVLVPGASVPALFAAGMVPGILAGFALIIPAVWLSRKYKMGALEAHLPRPPFWKSLRDASWGLAAPVLILGGMRLGWFTPTEAAVVAVFYGLFVGGFIHRTIKLRDLYTILREAAELSAVIMLVVTLAGIFAWALSTLSVIDPITHAIVNSGLGEWGVLALLILLLMTVGMFLDGISIFLIFVPLLMPIANAYGWDPVWFGVILTLKVALGQFTPPLAVNLMVSCRIARVPMESTVRWVVWLLGAMFLVLVAVLAFPELALWLPRKLGY; encoded by the coding sequence ATGATCGCCGTCATCCTCTTTACCGTCTTCATCGTCCTGATGGTGATCGGGGTGCCCGTCGGCGTGGCGCTGGGCATCGGCGGCACGGTGGCGATCGTCCTGACCAACCTGGACACGCCCTGGTATGGCCTTCTGACCGTGCCGCAGAATTTCTATGCCGGCCTGGCCAAGTACCCGCTGCTGGCGATTCCCATGTTCGTGCTGGTGGGCTCCATCTTCGACCGCTCGGGCGTGGCCAAGCGGCTGGTGGACTTTGCCATCGCCATCGTCGGGCGCGGCCCGGGCATGCTGCCGCTGGTGTCCATTGCGGTGGCGATGTTCCTGGGCGGCATCTCGGGCTCGGGTCCGGCGTGCGCCGCCGCGGTCGGCGCGGTGATGATCACCGCCATGTCGCGCGCCGGCTACCCGGGCTCGTTCTCGGCCTCGGTGGTGGCCGCCGGCGCCGCCACCGACATCCTGATCCCGCCGTCGGTGGCCTTCATCATCTATTCCGTGCTGGTGCCGGGCGCCTCCGTGCCGGCCCTGTTCGCCGCCGGCATGGTGCCCGGCATCCTGGCGGGCTTCGCCCTGATCATTCCGGCCGTGTGGTTGTCGCGCAAGTACAAGATGGGCGCGCTGGAAGCGCACCTGCCCCGCCCGCCCTTCTGGAAGAGCCTGCGCGACGCGTCCTGGGGCCTGGCCGCGCCGGTGCTGATCCTGGGCGGCATGCGGCTGGGCTGGTTCACGCCCACCGAGGCCGCGGTCGTCGCGGTGTTCTATGGCCTTTTCGTGGGCGGTTTCATCCACCGCACGATCAAGCTGCGCGACCTGTACACCATCCTGCGCGAAGCCGCCGAACTGTCCGCCGTGATCATGCTGGTGGTGACGCTGGCCGGGATCTTCGCGTGGGCGCTGTCCACGCTCAGCGTGATCGACCCGATCACCCACGCCATCGTCAATTCCGGCCTGGGCGAGTGGGGCGTGCTGGCGCTGCTGATCCTGTTGCTGATGACCGTGGGCATGTTCCTGGACGGCATTTCGATCTTCCTGATCTTCGTGCCGCTGCTCATGCCTATCGCCAATGCCTACGGCTGGGACCCGGTGTGGTTCGGCGTGATCCTGACCTTGAAGGTGGCGTTGGGCCAGTTCACCCCGCCGCTGGCGGTGAACCTGATGGTGTCGTGCCGCATCGCGCGCGTGCCGATGGAATCGACCGTGCGCTGGGTGGTATGGCTGCTGGGCGCGATGTTCCTGGTGCTGGTGGCGGTGCTGGCATTTCCTGAATTGGCGCTGTGGCTGCCGCGCAAGCTGGGTTATTGA
- a CDS encoding TRAP transporter small permease — protein MSRSEAPAEPVEPIIPAETEPAVKVPLAIEDWLAVILLATLAIITFLNVLVRYFTDQSFAWTEEISVFLLIVLTMAGGSVAFVRNHHIRIEIVADSGSPRRQRILALISNGCVLAFFVLLTVLSVKLVLDEYIYEETSPAIGVPTWWYSIWLPVMAAAISLRTIGTLRRLARGTGQEAQR, from the coding sequence ATGTCCCGCTCAGAAGCCCCCGCCGAGCCCGTCGAACCGATCATCCCCGCAGAAACAGAACCCGCCGTGAAGGTGCCGCTGGCCATCGAGGACTGGCTGGCCGTCATCCTGCTGGCGACGCTGGCGATCATTACCTTCCTGAATGTACTGGTGCGCTACTTCACGGACCAGTCCTTCGCCTGGACCGAAGAAATTTCGGTGTTCCTGCTGATTGTGCTGACCATGGCCGGCGGCAGCGTGGCGTTCGTGCGCAATCACCACATCCGGATCGAGATCGTGGCCGACTCGGGTTCGCCGCGCCGCCAGCGCATCCTGGCGCTGATCTCCAATGGCTGCGTGCTGGCTTTCTTTGTGCTGCTGACCGTCCTGTCCGTGAAACTGGTGCTGGACGAGTACATCTACGAGGAAACCTCGCCGGCCATCGGCGTGCCCACCTGGTGGTATTCGATCTGGCTGCCGGTCATGGCCGCGGCGATCTCGCTGCGCACGATCGGCACGTTGCGCCGCCTTGCTCGCGGCACGGGCCAGGAAGCCCAGCGATGA